From Persicobacter psychrovividus, the proteins below share one genomic window:
- a CDS encoding amidase, with product MRNQKIIHAALVIMLLMIGSLSHAKPFISKFSQQELAFMPAHVQVKLFKTGVIKPIDVVEAQIQQIEKTNKEINAITYQHFQTARERAYESAKRYASGTQRPLEGITVGLKDEHHEKGMKVTMGSVVHLNDAPKDYTDDVTQKLLDAGVIPLIQTTVPELYLNFVTHSKAWGVTRNPWNPQYSVGASSGGSGAALAAGYVTLATGSDMGGSIRIPASVNGLYGFKPCFGEVFTETPLAPFSGTGPMARNATDMIMMHNVINGHSPNGVNLLPNRQYPTEYQDLKGVKIAYVGGMGITKPSREVDEAMDDAILDLQARGAVVQEVALDFGISADSLRNGFKNLALSGAMGAGFQAYYNDMEEMTGYAATFIKATVEADYGKDQQLDAELMIKGMYAAIHREVFSKGFDLMICPTVATPHIPADYDFTKDTVEEEGVRYDAFVGTLYTMPFNLLNFMPVVSAPVGLSGQNMPIGIQFIGKPYDTEMVFRVVSNFEEETAELYKNKGYKKQMTLLDL from the coding sequence ATGAGAAATCAAAAAATTATTCACGCCGCATTGGTTATAATGCTTTTAATGATCGGTAGCCTATCGCATGCCAAGCCATTCATCAGTAAATTTTCACAACAGGAACTGGCATTTATGCCTGCTCATGTTCAGGTAAAACTATTTAAGACGGGGGTGATCAAGCCCATTGATGTTGTTGAGGCGCAGATTCAGCAAATTGAAAAAACCAACAAAGAAATCAACGCGATTACTTATCAGCATTTTCAAACCGCACGTGAACGTGCTTATGAATCGGCGAAACGCTACGCCAGCGGAACACAGCGGCCTTTGGAAGGCATAACCGTTGGACTCAAAGATGAACACCACGAGAAAGGAATGAAAGTAACAATGGGATCTGTGGTTCACCTGAATGATGCCCCCAAAGATTATACAGATGATGTTACCCAGAAGCTGCTGGATGCCGGAGTGATTCCACTGATTCAAACCACCGTTCCTGAGTTATACCTTAATTTTGTTACCCACTCCAAAGCTTGGGGTGTAACACGTAACCCATGGAACCCACAATATTCGGTTGGTGCTTCATCAGGTGGGTCAGGTGCAGCCCTGGCCGCGGGTTATGTTACCTTGGCAACAGGTTCTGACATGGGAGGATCAATTCGGATCCCTGCCTCAGTGAACGGACTTTATGGCTTCAAACCTTGCTTTGGCGAAGTGTTCACCGAAACTCCTTTGGCACCCTTCTCTGGCACAGGTCCAATGGCAAGAAACGCAACAGACATGATCATGATGCACAACGTAATCAACGGGCACTCACCAAATGGGGTAAATTTATTGCCTAACCGACAATACCCCACCGAATACCAGGACTTGAAGGGTGTCAAAATTGCCTATGTCGGCGGAATGGGCATCACCAAGCCAAGCCGCGAGGTAGATGAAGCCATGGACGATGCGATTCTTGATTTGCAGGCGCGCGGTGCGGTGGTTCAGGAAGTGGCATTGGACTTCGGTATTAGCGCCGACAGCCTTCGCAATGGTTTCAAAAACTTGGCATTGAGTGGTGCGATGGGTGCCGGTTTCCAGGCCTATTATAATGATATGGAAGAGATGACGGGCTATGCAGCCACCTTTATAAAGGCAACGGTTGAAGCGGATTATGGCAAAGACCAGCAGCTTGACGCCGAGTTGATGATCAAAGGAATGTATGCGGCAATCCACCGTGAAGTGTTTTCCAAAGGTTTTGACTTGATGATTTGCCCAACGGTAGCGACCCCACATATTCCTGCCGATTATGATTTCACCAAAGATACGGTGGAAGAAGAGGGGGTTCGTTACGATGCCTTTGTCGGAACACTATATACCATGCCTTTCAACCTGTTGAATTTCATGCCGGTCGTTAGTGCACCAGTCGGACTTAGTGGACAAAACATGCCTATCGGGATCCAGTTCATCGGCAAGCCTTATGATACCGAAATGGTATTCCGAGTGGTCAGTAATTTCGAAGAAGAAACGGCTGAGCTTTATAAAAATAAAGGATACAAAAAACAAATGACCCTGTTGGATTTATAG
- a CDS encoding SphA family protein, whose protein sequence is MRVLIILIGIVIALTSYSQAQVLETGHYGYALNGLRGAHLPAPGFYYTTINHIYTASQFRFNDGNVSEMNKSVMSFTNINLFAYTPKQKIFGAKYSAMLGIPITNLALSPVDLSVNTARLGIGDLFVLPVALEWQMKQVFVTARAGFFAPTGRFKAGANNNLGKGYLSHFYSVGATVYFDKEKRFHFSGINTYQFCGQQAGTGVTAGQTNTFEWGLGSTFDERFDFGVVGFFQFQTTPQTGGDPSLHRAFHQQNGFGWEMGYTTKSHFSFRMRNYFELLAINRPQGNAFRFVISYRF, encoded by the coding sequence ATGAGAGTTCTTATTATACTAATCGGAATAGTCATTGCCCTAACGAGTTACAGCCAGGCGCAAGTGCTGGAAACAGGACATTACGGGTATGCACTGAATGGATTGCGCGGTGCACATCTTCCCGCGCCAGGATTTTATTATACCACCATCAATCACATTTATACGGCTTCACAATTTCGATTCAATGACGGCAATGTGTCTGAAATGAACAAGTCAGTGATGAGTTTCACTAATATCAACCTGTTTGCTTACACCCCAAAGCAAAAGATATTCGGTGCCAAATACAGCGCAATGCTGGGCATTCCAATCACCAATCTGGCCCTTAGCCCCGTGGACTTGAGTGTCAATACCGCAAGACTTGGCATCGGGGATTTATTCGTCCTTCCGGTAGCTCTTGAATGGCAAATGAAACAGGTATTTGTCACTGCCCGTGCGGGTTTTTTCGCCCCAACAGGACGATTCAAGGCGGGCGCCAATAATAATTTAGGGAAAGGTTACCTGAGTCATTTCTACAGTGTAGGCGCCACCGTGTATTTCGATAAAGAAAAACGTTTCCACTTCAGTGGAATCAACACTTATCAGTTCTGTGGACAACAGGCAGGAACCGGCGTTACGGCAGGTCAGACCAATACCTTTGAATGGGGACTGGGGTCCACTTTCGATGAGCGTTTTGACTTTGGTGTTGTAGGATTTTTTCAATTTCAGACCACCCCTCAAACCGGCGGAGACCCCTCCTTGCACCGTGCTTTTCATCAGCAAAATGGCTTTGGCTGGGAAATGGGATACACCACCAAATCACATTTTTCGTTCCGCATGCGCAATTACTTTGAGCTGTTGGCCATCAATCGGCCACAAGGCAATGCTTTCCGTTTTGTAATCAGTTACCGTTTTTAA
- a CDS encoding serine/threonine-protein kinase, translating to MNQPLHERASAVLAKVMDLPSEKAKQLILQECADDSALLQEVMTLFNEFSLEQEQSTEPTPNKTETASKIKVQKLDSIFVKSKAHYDFFSKKGPRMVLAFTVLLLLIVLGEFVRSSIKRVIINSELEEKVALLETTRQVMLDWIDFEKERLQRVAQDDFVITLVQNLNNISDQDLTPTERDQLLLSLSNKLRRLEKTANFEYLGILHLDVPEVQLSTVMATDSTLSIFNDLKVGEGFYAHYNELKRGETIFVPPLHDREAGYDVPEDFKGSANCIFGTPVKNDQGQTIAYLYSISMPQNQFSKIFNIAHHGRSSEIYALDNEGRMVSESRFIKDIKPTLLLDSGKYHTAVYNLELLNPGGNILEGYVPDVPRFQWPFTEVVQDIQAHLIKRDSVFSGGIHSAYRDYRGIMVVGAWLWLPEYDFGMIAEEDEEEVLSMMWHFDLILGVFYLIIAVLLYLLYNSNIDLARFSKKIHQLDQLGQYRLIEKIGEGGFGEVHKAEHSLLRLPVAVKMLKKNIADQEAIARFEKEVAITSMLKHPNTINVFDFGTTEQGVFYYVMEFIDGLPLDKVLKMHEPFPIERCISILKQVCYSLQEAHQMNFVHRDIKPMNIMISQLGGAYDHVKLLDFGLVKDLDVATELQTQAGKIGGTPLFMAPERIRDPFNNDARVDIYSLGALGLYMLSGKYLVELISQKVFAGDQTMNADYRNRLIEREDVPEDLKNILMECVRFDPEKRVQHVEQIIMVLETLEREYPWSRTDAQNWWKTYEVYG from the coding sequence ATGAATCAACCTTTACACGAACGGGCTTCTGCGGTATTGGCCAAAGTGATGGATTTACCATCAGAGAAAGCGAAACAGCTCATTCTGCAAGAGTGTGCCGATGATTCCGCATTGCTTCAGGAAGTGATGACGCTCTTTAATGAGTTCAGCCTTGAGCAGGAACAAAGCACTGAACCAACACCAAACAAGACGGAAACGGCTTCAAAAATCAAAGTTCAGAAGCTGGACAGTATTTTCGTTAAAAGCAAAGCACACTATGACTTTTTCAGTAAGAAAGGGCCCCGAATGGTGCTGGCCTTTACTGTTTTGCTGCTTTTAATTGTTCTTGGGGAATTCGTCCGTTCTTCGATTAAGCGGGTGATCATCAATTCTGAACTCGAGGAAAAGGTGGCGCTTCTGGAAACCACCCGACAGGTGATGCTCGACTGGATCGACTTCGAGAAAGAGCGATTGCAACGAGTTGCTCAAGATGATTTTGTGATTACCCTTGTGCAAAACCTGAACAATATTTCCGATCAAGATTTGACGCCCACCGAAAGAGATCAATTGCTACTTTCCCTTTCGAATAAACTGCGCAGGCTGGAAAAAACCGCCAATTTTGAGTACCTCGGTATTTTGCATCTTGATGTGCCCGAAGTTCAGCTTTCTACCGTTATGGCGACGGATTCAACCCTATCGATTTTCAATGATCTGAAAGTGGGAGAAGGATTTTATGCCCATTACAATGAGTTGAAAAGAGGGGAGACGATCTTTGTTCCCCCTCTGCATGATCGGGAAGCAGGTTACGATGTGCCCGAGGATTTTAAGGGGTCTGCCAATTGTATTTTTGGTACCCCTGTCAAAAATGATCAGGGGCAAACTATCGCCTACCTCTATTCCATATCGATGCCCCAAAATCAGTTTTCCAAAATCTTCAATATTGCGCATCATGGCCGAAGTTCGGAAATTTATGCGTTGGACAATGAGGGGAGAATGGTGAGTGAAAGTCGCTTTATTAAGGACATCAAACCAACACTTTTATTGGACAGTGGGAAATACCATACGGCAGTATATAACCTCGAACTGCTGAACCCTGGAGGAAATATACTGGAGGGTTATGTTCCTGATGTTCCCCGTTTTCAGTGGCCTTTTACCGAGGTGGTGCAAGATATTCAGGCGCACCTGATCAAGCGGGACAGTGTCTTTTCTGGGGGGATTCATAGTGCCTATCGCGATTATCGAGGGATAATGGTAGTGGGGGCATGGCTTTGGCTTCCTGAATATGATTTTGGGATGATCGCCGAAGAGGATGAAGAAGAGGTACTTTCGATGATGTGGCATTTTGACTTGATCTTAGGTGTTTTCTATCTGATCATTGCTGTGTTGTTATATCTTTTGTACAATTCAAATATTGATTTAGCGAGATTTTCTAAAAAAATCCATCAATTGGATCAATTGGGGCAGTATCGATTAATTGAAAAAATCGGGGAAGGCGGATTCGGTGAAGTACATAAGGCAGAGCATTCTTTACTGAGGTTGCCCGTGGCAGTCAAGATGTTGAAAAAGAACATTGCTGATCAGGAAGCGATCGCCCGTTTTGAAAAAGAGGTGGCCATCACTTCTATGCTCAAACACCCTAATACCATCAATGTATTTGATTTCGGCACGACCGAACAAGGGGTCTTTTATTATGTGATGGAATTCATTGATGGCCTGCCTTTGGATAAGGTGCTGAAGATGCATGAACCTTTTCCGATTGAGCGTTGTATCAGTATTCTGAAACAAGTATGTTACTCATTGCAGGAGGCGCACCAGATGAATTTTGTTCACCGCGATATCAAGCCGATGAATATTATGATCAGTCAGCTTGGCGGTGCCTATGACCATGTGAAGCTATTGGATTTTGGATTGGTGAAAGATTTGGATGTGGCGACTGAACTGCAAACGCAGGCAGGGAAAATAGGAGGGACGCCGCTGTTTATGGCGCCTGAAAGAATCCGTGATCCTTTTAATAATGATGCCCGTGTAGATATTTATTCCTTGGGTGCCCTTGGTTTGTATATGCTTTCGGGAAAATACTTGGTGGAACTGATCTCTCAAAAGGTTTTTGCTGGAGATCAGACCATGAATGCTGATTACCGAAACCGACTGATTGAAAGGGAAGATGTGCCTGAGGACTTGAAAAACATATTGATGGAATGCGTGCGATTTGACCCCGAAAAAAGGGTGCAGCATGTTGAGCAAATCATCATGGTTTTGGAAACGCTTGAAAGAGAATATCCATGGTCAAGAACCGATGCGCAAAATTGGTGGAAGACCTATGAGGTTTATGGTTAA
- a CDS encoding sigma-70 family RNA polymerase sigma factor: MSNSKTEVTQLLNQLDVASNREKLYPLVYDNLHVIANKIFSNERNNHTLQPTLLVNEAYMNLVDQENLSWNSRTHFYVVGAKAIRRILVHHARTKNAQKRGGGMVNVSLDEGLTVAENQEEAILDIHEGLEKLAEVSPRQAQVVEMKFFGGLKMQEIAEELNVSIKTIEVDWKVAKAWLRKFMKTEV, from the coding sequence ATGAGTAACTCAAAGACCGAAGTAACCCAATTGCTGAATCAACTTGATGTAGCTTCCAATAGAGAAAAATTGTATCCATTGGTTTATGATAATCTTCATGTGATCGCCAATAAGATTTTTTCTAACGAAAGAAATAACCATACGCTTCAGCCAACGCTGCTGGTTAATGAGGCCTATATGAATCTGGTGGATCAGGAAAACTTATCGTGGAACAGTCGAACCCATTTTTATGTGGTGGGCGCCAAGGCGATTCGCCGAATTTTGGTGCACCATGCCCGTACCAAAAATGCACAAAAAAGAGGAGGTGGAATGGTGAATGTTTCGCTTGATGAGGGGCTTACGGTGGCTGAAAATCAGGAGGAGGCGATTTTGGACATTCACGAAGGACTTGAAAAGTTGGCTGAGGTGTCTCCACGTCAGGCGCAGGTAGTGGAGATGAAATTTTTTGGTGGACTCAAAATGCAAGAGATTGCCGAGGAACTGAATGTCTCTATCAAAACGATTGAGGTAGACTGGAAGGTCGCCAAAGCTTGGTTGCGAAAGTTTATGAAAACGGAGGTTTAG
- a CDS encoding DUF4251 domain-containing protein, whose translation MKTLKSILGMLMIVCLSSFTLFSVTTESENNKQSKRQIRREQRKLRKEKAKEEAEKMAILTAVMVENQSFILEANMLFDRYGNTENVSASTNFVSVTPERGVLQLAFDDLDFGFNGLGGITCAGQVTKYDYKKLKHGGYQVQYSIFGANGSFDVSMSIQPSGFAMATIRGNWGEDLKYQGKIIPAGKSGAYEGMIDYTL comes from the coding sequence ATGAAAACTTTAAAATCAATTTTGGGAATGTTGATGATCGTATGCCTGTCATCCTTCACCCTGTTCAGTGTTACTACTGAAAGTGAGAACAACAAACAATCGAAGCGACAGATCCGTCGTGAACAAAGAAAACTAAGAAAAGAGAAGGCAAAAGAAGAGGCTGAAAAGATGGCCATACTCACCGCAGTAATGGTCGAAAACCAATCCTTTATTTTGGAAGCCAATATGCTATTTGACCGATACGGAAATACGGAGAATGTGAGTGCTTCCACCAATTTTGTTTCTGTAACGCCTGAAAGAGGTGTCCTGCAGTTGGCATTTGATGATTTGGATTTTGGCTTCAATGGTCTCGGAGGTATTACCTGTGCGGGGCAAGTAACCAAATACGACTACAAAAAACTAAAGCATGGAGGTTACCAGGTGCAGTATAGTATTTTTGGGGCCAACGGTAGTTTTGATGTCTCAATGAGCATCCAGCCGTCGGGATTTGCCATGGCAACGATCCGTGGCAATTGGGGAGAGGACCTGAAATATCAGGGAAAAATCATACCAGCAGGTAAAAGTGGTGCCTACGAAGGAATGATTGATTATACGCTTTAA
- a CDS encoding AraC family transcriptional regulator, protein MSVAQRKIFHFSTFVETPTAPFHIARTVIEDVGDLQFHSHDYAEFFFISSGTGVHLINGQQYAIQQGSYCFIRPEDVHTFKSSLGQALVITNLALPWAAVHHYQERYYQGRSFFWQQTTAMPLMGQFSPDLLQAMIKRTDIISKQEKSPLQLDLFLLYLFSQLEVVEQGKNDPPAWLMSALKRFKKPKNMRQGQQGFISLCDRSGDHVNRLMKVHYQKTLTEMINFQRLNYIAVQLVMTNAPLKVIYTTAGYSNHSYFFRLFKKQYGLTPLEYRVKHHKVF, encoded by the coding sequence ATGAGCGTCGCCCAAAGAAAAATATTTCACTTTAGCACCTTTGTAGAAACACCCACAGCACCTTTTCATATCGCAAGAACAGTGATAGAAGATGTGGGTGATTTGCAATTTCATTCTCATGATTATGCCGAATTTTTCTTTATCTCTTCAGGAACAGGGGTACACCTGATCAATGGTCAGCAGTACGCTATACAACAGGGGAGTTATTGTTTTATCAGGCCGGAAGATGTTCATACTTTTAAGAGTTCACTCGGGCAGGCACTTGTCATCACTAACCTTGCTCTTCCCTGGGCAGCGGTGCATCATTATCAAGAAAGGTATTATCAGGGGCGTTCCTTCTTTTGGCAGCAAACGACTGCAATGCCACTCATGGGGCAGTTTTCTCCGGATCTGCTTCAGGCTATGATCAAAAGAACGGATATCATTTCCAAACAGGAAAAAAGTCCTTTACAGCTTGATTTGTTTTTGCTCTATTTATTTTCTCAGCTTGAAGTGGTAGAACAGGGGAAGAATGATCCCCCGGCCTGGTTAATGTCTGCTTTAAAGCGGTTCAAAAAGCCAAAAAATATGCGGCAGGGTCAGCAGGGATTCATCAGTTTATGTGACCGAAGTGGCGATCATGTTAACCGATTGATGAAGGTTCATTACCAAAAAACACTCACAGAAATGATTAATTTTCAGCGCCTAAATTATATCGCCGTCCAGTTAGTCATGACCAATGCGCCACTGAAAGTCATCTATACAACCGCTGGTTACAGCAATCACAGCTATTTCTTCAGACTGTTCAAAAAGCAATATGGCCTGACGCCTTTGGAGTATCGCGTTAAGCACCACAAGGTTTTTTAA
- a CDS encoding pyruvate formate lyase family protein has protein sequence MATKTINSIYAFEQYQARIDALKTAKRAQTKEKIEKEGLLDEDDYGRIAVPDQPWSIIPNHADGSFYGLQGWTINFCSLMDQHPTYVDPNDAFAGRWIYFMSKMRPNKWHPDYPFSELIANQQKYDIIHGIGDDAHFAPDYELGLELGWSGLLAKIDHYKQVNTTPEQQAFYTAHQQGINSVLGWIKRHVEVIEGMIPAQKDAALKENLKQMAAVNSNLLSAPPKTFREACQWIIWYHLASRTYNRDGAGGQIDTLLQPFYERDLALGHIDRAEAVYLLSCFLINDPIYWQLGGPDGQGGDVASEISFLILEACDKVNSSLNITIRVHENMDQQLFDRSLQYLIKNKNAWPRYSGDKALVEGFMKNGYEESLAQKRIAVGCNWMSLPGLEYTMNDLVKINLAKVFEVAWEELIEGSDEYNSHRLWEIFSHHLTIAVQTASDGIRHHLKYQQFNEPELLLNLLSYGPLEKGVDVSAGGATYYNLSIDGAGLAVVADSFAAIEQRIEHEGKLSWKQLAHLLDHNFENDGGERYRHLLQNSQRFGQGNTYGDTWAQKISRYFSQLVKAQSNDQEGYCFIPGLFSWANTVGLGRSVKATPNGRKATTPISHGANPTAGFVIDGGGSLALATSIAKIQPGYGNTAPMQWELDPSLAVSDYIDLIGAVIKTHFELGGTLINVNIMDKQTILDAHERPEAYPDLVVRITGFTAYFSMLSKEFRQLVVDRILEN, from the coding sequence ATGGCAACAAAAACCATAAATTCAATATACGCTTTCGAGCAATATCAAGCGCGTATTGATGCGCTGAAAACAGCTAAGCGAGCTCAGACTAAAGAAAAAATAGAGAAGGAAGGCCTGCTTGATGAGGACGATTATGGACGGATTGCCGTACCTGACCAGCCGTGGAGCATTATCCCTAATCATGCGGATGGTTCCTTCTATGGATTGCAGGGCTGGACGATAAATTTTTGCAGCTTAATGGATCAGCATCCAACCTATGTAGATCCTAATGATGCTTTTGCTGGCAGATGGATTTACTTTATGTCTAAAATGCGTCCGAATAAATGGCACCCTGATTACCCCTTTAGTGAACTCATTGCAAATCAGCAAAAATATGACATCATTCACGGAATTGGGGATGATGCACACTTCGCTCCAGATTATGAACTGGGACTTGAATTGGGCTGGAGTGGACTTTTAGCGAAGATCGATCATTATAAACAGGTAAATACTACCCCTGAACAACAGGCCTTTTATACTGCCCATCAGCAGGGGATCAATAGCGTTTTGGGTTGGATAAAGCGACATGTTGAAGTGATTGAAGGGATGATTCCTGCGCAAAAAGATGCCGCCTTAAAAGAAAATCTCAAGCAAATGGCTGCTGTAAACAGCAATTTACTCAGTGCTCCACCCAAAACTTTCCGGGAAGCATGCCAATGGATTATCTGGTATCATTTAGCTTCGCGGACCTATAACCGTGATGGTGCCGGAGGACAGATCGATACGCTTCTTCAGCCCTTTTATGAACGAGATTTGGCCTTGGGACACATTGACCGTGCCGAAGCTGTATATCTGCTGTCATGTTTCTTGATCAACGACCCCATATACTGGCAATTGGGTGGACCCGACGGGCAAGGGGGCGATGTAGCTTCAGAAATCTCCTTCTTGATTCTTGAGGCTTGCGATAAGGTGAATAGTTCACTGAACATTACCATTCGGGTGCATGAAAATATGGATCAACAATTGTTCGATCGCTCTCTTCAGTACTTGATAAAAAATAAAAATGCCTGGCCAAGGTATTCCGGAGATAAAGCCCTTGTTGAAGGATTTATGAAAAACGGCTATGAGGAGTCGCTGGCGCAAAAGCGGATTGCGGTGGGCTGCAACTGGATGTCGTTACCGGGGTTGGAATATACCATGAATGACCTGGTGAAGATCAACCTGGCCAAAGTTTTTGAGGTGGCCTGGGAGGAACTGATCGAGGGATCGGATGAATACAACAGTCACCGGTTATGGGAGATTTTCAGCCACCATCTTACGATTGCGGTACAAACGGCCAGTGATGGAATTCGCCACCATTTGAAGTATCAGCAGTTTAATGAGCCAGAATTATTGCTCAATCTGTTGTCGTATGGGCCGCTTGAAAAAGGGGTGGATGTGAGTGCAGGAGGGGCCACTTATTATAACCTCTCGATAGATGGAGCGGGGCTTGCAGTAGTTGCAGACTCTTTTGCCGCCATTGAACAACGCATTGAGCATGAAGGAAAACTCTCCTGGAAGCAGCTGGCGCATTTACTCGATCATAATTTTGAAAACGATGGGGGAGAACGGTATCGTCACCTATTACAGAACAGTCAGCGCTTCGGACAGGGTAATACTTATGGCGATACATGGGCACAAAAAATCAGCCGATATTTTTCTCAATTGGTGAAAGCACAAAGCAATGATCAGGAAGGGTATTGCTTTATTCCTGGGCTATTTTCGTGGGCAAATACTGTGGGTTTGGGGCGAAGTGTAAAGGCGACACCGAATGGAAGAAAAGCCACCACACCTATTTCTCATGGCGCTAACCCAACCGCCGGATTTGTGATTGATGGCGGAGGGTCGCTCGCTTTGGCCACCTCAATAGCCAAAATTCAGCCTGGTTATGGCAATACCGCACCTATGCAGTGGGAGCTGGATCCTTCTTTAGCTGTTAGTGATTATATTGATTTAATTGGGGCCGTCATTAAAACCCATTTCGAATTGGGTGGCACTTTGATCAACGTCAATATTATGGATAAGCAAACGATCCTTGATGCGCACGAACGACCAGAAGCTTACCCGGATTTGGTGGTTCGAATTACAGGATTTACCGCCTATTTTTCAATGTTGTCCAAAGAGTTTAGACAACTGGTAGTGGATAGAATTTTAGAAAACTGA
- a CDS encoding glycyl-radical enzyme activating protein, whose product MESVITHVQRMSIHDGPGIRSVVFFKGCNMRCAWCHNPETFSRQPQLKFTADNCISCQACVTACESDALSYEKGKVIWKPTACRQCHQCVSHCFTKALKVVGERYQTSEVVELLRQDFPFFRQSNGGVTLSGGEPMMQGEALFLLLKALKAEKIHCVVQTNMSYPWARYKKLLPLVDLWMVDLKLMDAAQHQKWTGIPNERILSNIRKLDEKQAAYELRCPVVPKVNDEPEQLKAMATFIHALKHCQHFQLNAFHPMGAPKYDALGMNNPFREVDSPSEDRMEFFNRMIQWQQKP is encoded by the coding sequence ATGGAGTCGGTAATTACACATGTCCAACGGATGTCGATTCACGACGGTCCTGGCATTAGAAGCGTGGTATTTTTTAAAGGGTGTAATATGCGTTGTGCTTGGTGCCATAACCCCGAAACATTTTCAAGGCAGCCACAGCTTAAATTTACGGCTGATAATTGCATTAGCTGTCAGGCCTGCGTAACGGCCTGTGAATCCGATGCTTTAAGCTATGAAAAGGGAAAGGTAATTTGGAAACCCACCGCTTGCAGGCAGTGCCATCAATGCGTGAGCCATTGTTTTACCAAAGCTTTAAAAGTGGTTGGGGAAAGATACCAAACCAGTGAGGTTGTCGAGCTACTTCGGCAGGATTTCCCTTTCTTTCGACAGTCGAATGGGGGCGTAACGCTGTCGGGTGGTGAGCCCATGATGCAAGGAGAAGCCCTCTTTCTTTTGCTGAAGGCTTTAAAAGCGGAAAAAATCCATTGTGTTGTGCAGACGAATATGTCTTACCCCTGGGCGCGTTATAAAAAGCTTCTGCCGCTGGTTGATTTGTGGATGGTGGACCTTAAATTGATGGATGCCGCGCAGCACCAAAAATGGACCGGGATACCCAATGAGCGCATACTGTCCAACATCCGCAAATTGGATGAAAAACAAGCGGCTTACGAATTGCGCTGCCCTGTGGTGCCAAAGGTAAATGACGAACCTGAACAGCTGAAAGCCATGGCGACGTTTATACATGCACTCAAACATTGTCAACATTTTCAGCTTAACGCCTTCCACCCAATGGGGGCACCAAAATATGATGCCCTCGGCATGAACAACCCTTTCAGGGAGGTCGATAGCCCTTCCGAAGATCGTATGGAATTTTTTAATCGAATGATACAATGGCAACAAAAACCATAA